In Neovison vison isolate M4711 chromosome 14, ASM_NN_V1, whole genome shotgun sequence, the following proteins share a genomic window:
- the LOC122895789 gene encoding thyroid receptor-interacting protein 11-like, which produces MFSWAGGLGCGLGHTLGAVDSSHTSLTRDISDIHRHVLGKGTFPGDTMDLADVISSQTQINRRLPETDTLEAEVTHWKMLCPCSTQGPNTVDPETVWTLKSHIRDLQQKQIRDMDKHQLEVAVLQNTHRQKLADLTDRHRKQLMDYRRQVEDLQNQGAAGNVNRDLLEERERDLRRLKQQLTQMQRLNDSLNNLASDLRAEKEKLVRELRQATHQLEESVLRNNEDSLKNNVAVRALKVEKGRLVAKLCRAEKKLCQQKTEQSLRERAPADNGHFTKLGQEKDLEILHLRERIEQMDAEHQETKELLSFALEEHKQLAECLREQEEYIKELRERPELQEELGQSTETFRSRDILPPSGEDKDTRLPSTTDQHPRVDEDLERLTRQSRAVPLVDPKILEEIEELECEVLQLSRLKDDLEEEIQEQQKIIHNQQQGKRALLQALQEQKEKVGRLQHRQEATNAERAQLLAAKDELIRNLQVTLEELKAQLPDESPHIPRQPWEDEEVRASQPLPRENGGDERDPSQAEIQRLVQGIKEQELARQLLTEENIRLTAQVDRLSKEEIGKLTRIIQQKDVEIQGLSSRISEASHSQNRHVQQLQQQLQECALKSEQILAILNEKMREKSNLERDYHEMTDRLAAKEADLQRVQEENQKLSTRVESSGQEGCSERIRDLAHAVREKDLEVEALSQICQTLWRILQTPSPGHEVRGGRIDQFQQLLQERDTLSQRVKVMEEWKEQVRTTVQTLKRESPQLQRDLRQLQAWARTNSENVLKLQTASLDQIQTSQGRDVNLQELEKELAQLQLRIGELCNAEDLLLGNLDVIFLQTSSDSLKAGKSDPVRESSQVIREEVEELRKSGQGKETMIRTLREDQQRWIASGAATGEGEGKPREHGDSDSHTEQLQEKPAVLQNSLRAQELRIQAESEELLSSQEQLSGQLSENELLRQAVTNLKERIADLEVDVCRLKEENAKIVERSREKDMENQALQETNRLLSVTQREAASQHAAMREKALALEQLLQEREEGETGELNRLVDAVRSMQDKAAVCQREREDAVSALTQKETETCALQKEVHRLRERERRLTQELERGRHLAAEAQDSRRRQALASEDQVAQLREEVTVLQGKLALSSAAMEKAGHGARLQAESLRAQLHVVTQQKEEAVLRLAASQEEGRRCHQTLASLKLELAERMEEADALEGKLKSLRGRLHQTNADLEVKEDQLQELKKQNEVQQEMLEDTQKKLMTFVSQSEGTVDKTLLRRLFVGSFQAADAERQEALRLMASTLGIREDQLRQLRSREPAGVPSGVTGGPGPRSAPSTPAKPNHRAVANRSFSELFVQFLEVESHSAFPAPKPSARDVKPPDSGGRGKLPKKQGPSRLNAPLASTPGKKEVKPRTTAVSLIDPPGPEMDGSEHLLLNAVTDALPTYTPRILSPAQKVGKAAAKDLSKK; this is translated from the coding sequence ATGTTCTCCTGGGCTGGTGGTCTGGGCTGTGGCCTAGGCCATACCCTAGGGGCCGTGGACAGCAGCCACACCTCTTTGACCAGGGACATCTCTGATATTCACAGACATGTGCTGGGGAAAGGGACTTTCCCTGGGGACACCATGGATCTGGCTGATGTCATCTCATCCCAGACACAGATCAACAGACGCCTCCCTGAGACAGACACACTGGAGGCTGAAGTGACTCACTGGAAGATGTTGTGCCCGTGTTCCACCCAGGGACCAAATACCGTCGACCCAGAAACAGTGTGGACACTGAAGAGCCACATCAGGGACCTACAGCAGAAGCAGATACGGGACATGGACAAACATCAGCTGGAAGTGGCCGTGTTGCAAAACACCCACCGGCAGAAGCTAGCAGACCTCACTGACCGGCACCGCAAACAACTAATGGACTATCGACGACAGGTGGAAGACCTGCAAAACCAAGGTGCTGCCGGGAACGTGAACCGTGACCTTcttgaggagagggaaagggatctCAGAAGGCTGAAGCAGCAACTTACACAAATGCAGCGGCTGAACGACAGTCTGAACAACCTTGCTTCGGATCTCCGAGCAGAAAAGGAGAAGTTGGTTCGTGAGCTCCGACAGGCAACACATCAGCTGGAGGAATCCGTTCTGCGCAACAACGAGGATTCCCTAAAGAACAACGTTGCCGTGAGGGCTTTAAAGGTAGAGAAAGGACGGTTAGTGGCAAAACTGTGTCGGGCCGAAAAGAAGCTTTGCCAACAGAAGACCGAACAAAGCCTCAGAGAACGGGCACCGGCAGATAATGGCCATTTCACTAAGCTCGGTCAGGAGAAAGACCTGGAGATACTCCACCTCCGGGAGAGGATCGAGCAGATGGACGCAGAGCATCAGGAAACGAAGGAACTGCTGTCCTTTGCTTTGGAGGAGCACAAGCAATTGGCAGAGTGCCTTAGGGAGCAAGAGGAGTACATCAAAGAACTCCGAGAAAGGCCAGAGCTTCAGGAGGAACTCGGCCAGTCGACCGAAACCTTCAGAAGCCGTGACATCCTACCCCCATCCGGGGAGGACAAAGACACGCGTCTCCCATCCACGACAGACCAACACCCTCGTGTGGACGAAGACCTGGAGCGCCTCACCCGACAGAGTCGCGCTGTCCCTCTGGTTGACCCGAAAATCCTCGAGGAGATTGAAGAACTCGAGTGTGAGGTCCTTCAGCTCAGCAGGTTAAAAGATGATCTCGAGGAGGAAATCCAAGAACAACAGAAGATCATTCACAACCAGCAGCAGGGGAAGAGAGCACTGCTTCAGGCCttacaggagcagaaggagaaggtgggCCGCCTTCAACACCGGCAGGAGGCGACGAACGCTGAACGCGCTCAGCTCCTCGCGGCCAAAGACGAGCTGATTCGGAATCTGCAAGTCACGCTAGAAGAGCTGAAAGCCCAGTTGCCCGACGAAAGCCCGCACATTCCGAGGCAACCCTGGGAGGATGAGGAAGTGCGAGCAAGCCAGCCTCTCCCCAGAGAGAACGGAGGGGACGAGCGTGATCCATCTCAAGCTGAAATTCAAAGGCTAGTCCAAGGAATCAAAGAACAGGAACTGGCGAGGCAGCTTCTCACTGAAGAGAACATCCGACTGACCGCGCAAGTGGATCGGCTCTCCAAAGAGGAGATCGGGAAACTCACTCGGATCATCCAGCAAAAGGATGTGGAGATTCAGGGTCTCTCCAGCAGAATCTCTGAGGCTTCTCACAGCCAGAACAGGCACGTGCAACAACTTCAGCAGCAGTTGCAAGAGTGTGCTTTGAAAAGCGAACAGATCTTGGCCATCCTGAACGAGAAGATGAGGGAGAAGAGCAATCTGGAAAGGGACTATCACGAAATGACCGATCGACTTGCTGCCAAGGAAGCAGACCTCCAGAGGGtgcaagaggaaaatcaaaaacTGTCCACGAGAGTGGAAAGCAGCGGCCAGGAGGGGTGTAGCGAAAGGATTCGGGATCTGGCCCACGCGGTTCGAGAAAAAGACCTGGAAGTGGAGGCGTTAAGTCAGATATGCCAGACTTTATGGAGGATCCTGCAAACACCCAGCCCTGGTCATGAGGTTCGAGGAGGTCGAATCGATCAGTTCCAGCAGCTTCTCCAGGAACGGGACACGTTATCACAGCGAGTGAAGGTCATGGAGGAGTGGAAAGAGCAGGTGCGGACCACGGTCCAAACTCTGAAGCGCGAGTCACCCCAGCTTCAGAGAGATCTGCGACAACTGCAGGCGTGGGCTCGCACCAACAGCGAGAACGTTCTGAAACTGCAGACAGCCTCTCTTGACCAGATCCAAACTTCCCAAGGACGGGACGTAAACTTAcaagagctagagaaggaactggCCCAACTTCAGCTCCGCATCGGGGAGCTCTGCAATGCCGAGGACCTCCTTTTAGGGAACCTCGATGTGATTTTCCTCCAGACCTCCAGCGACTCCCTGAAGGCCGGGAAATCTGACCCAGTGAGGGAGTCCTCTCAGGTGATCAGAGAGGAGGTCGAAGAGCTCAGAAAAtcagggcaaggaaaagagaCCATGATTCGAACCCTCCGGGAAGATCAGCAGAGATGGATTGCTTCAGGGGCTGCCACgggggaaggagaaggcaaaCCACGGGAACACGGCGATTCCGATTCCCACACGGAACAGCTGCAGGAGAAACCGGCCGTTCTACAAAACTCCCTTCGGGCTCAGGAGCTCCGAATCCAAGCGGAAAGTGAGGAGCTGCTTTCTTCACAGGAGCAGCTCAGTGGCCAGCTGAGTGAGAACGAGCTGCTGAGGCAGGCAGTCACCAATCTGAAGGAGAGGATAGCAGATCTCGAAGTGGACGTGTGTCGGCTGAAAGAGGAAAACGCAAAGATCGTGGAACGATCTagagaaaaggacatggaaaACCAGGCGTTGCAAGAGACAAATCGGCTGCTTTCAGTGACGCAGAGAGAGGCGGCATCCCAGCATGCTGCGAtgagagagaaggcactggccctGGAGCAACTGttgcaagagagagaagagggcgaGACCGGGGAATTGAACCGGCTCGTCGACGCCGTTCGGTCAATGCAGGACAAGGCAGCTGTGTGTCAACGGGAGAGAGAGGACGCCGTGTCGGCACTGACACAGAAAGAAACGGAAACCTGCGCCCTCCAGAAGGAGGTTCACCGGTTACGAGAGAGAGAACGGCGCCtcacccaggagctggagagagggcggCACCTCGCTGCAGAAGCCCAAGATTCTCGTCGCCGGCAAGCTTTGGCCTCCGAGGACCAAGTGGCTCAGCTAAGAGAGGAAGTGACGGTCTTGCAGGGAAAACTCGCTTTGTCTTCCGCTGCCATGGAAAAGGCCGGCCACGGAGCCCGTCTGCAGGCAGAGTCGCTGCGGGCGCAGTTGCACGTGGTCACCCAGCAGAAGGAGGAAGCTGTGCTCCGGCTCGCcgcctcccaggaagagggaaggcgcTGCCATCAAACACTAGCGAGCCTGAAGCTGGAACTGGCCGAACGGATGGAAGAGGCAGACGccctagaaggaaaactgaagtccTTACGGGGACGTTTGCATCAAACAAATGCCGacttggaggtgaaggaggaccaACTCCAAGAgctcaagaaacagaatgaggtcCAGCAGGAAATGctggaggacacacagaagaaactGATGACCTTTGTCAGTCAGTCCGAAGGAACGGTGGACAAAACCCTCCTAAGGAGACTCTTCGTGGGATCGTTCCAGGCAGCTGATGCGGAACGGCAGGAAGCCTTGAGGTTGATGGCAAGCACGCTGGGGATCCGAGAAGACCAGCTGCGGCAGCTGCGCAGCCGAGAGCCCGCGGGTGTGCCCAGCGGGGTGACTGGGGGGCCTGGACCCAGAAGCGCCCCCAGCACCCCCGCGAAACCAAATCACCGAGCTGTGGCCAATCGTTCCTTTTCAGAACTTTTTGTCCAGTTTCTAGAAGTGGAATCTCATTCGGCTTTTCCAGCGCCCAAACCCTCTGCTCGTGACGTGAAGCCCCCAGACtcgggaggaaggggaaaactgcCTAAGAAACAAGGCCCATCACGACTGAACGCTCCCCTGGCATCCACACCCGGAAAAAAGGAGGTCAAGCCCCGCACCACAGCTGTGTCTCTTATTGACCCACCCGGACCGGAAATGGATGGATCGGAGCACCTTCTTCTAAATGCTGTCACTGATGCTTTACCCACGTACACGCCGCGTATACTATCGCCTGCCCAGAAGGTTGGAAAGGCGGCGGCCAAAGACCTCTCCAAGAAATAG